Proteins encoded within one genomic window of Stigmatopora argus isolate UIUO_Sarg chromosome 21, RoL_Sarg_1.0, whole genome shotgun sequence:
- the LOC144067434 gene encoding uncharacterized protein LOC144067434 isoform X1 yields MDHSGTNNSSSDDDVPLSKMATKQEKKEKQSTEDAHSSNAEDKSDDEPLIKQKSRKESRSPFRGKKSKNAEEDSSDNGPLVKAKTPSKAGKKFKTPPRKPAQSKKKKDSPNEEASSDDEPLSAVAQKVKAPPRGSPPRSNETTSKRNAAKKRVKFTPSSNESSDEDTPVTLARKKSIGTRQKTPAKNSRAKRAVRADRDEGSDNNGNNDDDDDDDDVPLVNLVAKQKPSQEKKKPAKKSASSQGSASKKRRAGQSEESSDDEPLFDLVKKSQAEKKSKLKKQASAPKKRAATLRAVKKKSVPGVSSDDEPLMEAVKHPQVTKTLRIKLERCEIKEATATASQAEWRLTEEPKEKLEESSE; encoded by the exons ATGGACCACAGCG GCACGAACAACTCCAGCTCAGACGATGACGTTCCCCTCTCAAAAATGGCAACGAAGCAAGAGAAAAAGGAGAAGCAGTCCACCGAGGATGCCCACAGCTCCAACGCTGAGGACAAGAGCG ACGACGAGCCTCTGATTAAGCAAAAGAGCAGGAAGGAGAGCCGGTCCCCGTTTCGTGGCAAAAAATCCAAAAACGCCG AGGAGGACAGCTCTGACAATGGTCCTTTGGTGAAAGCCAAAACGCCGAGCAAAGCCGGCAAGAAATTCAAAACGCCACCCAGGAAGCCCGCTCAGTCCAAGAAGAAGAAAG ATAGTCCAAATGAGGAAGCCAGCTCGGACGATGAGCCCCTGAGCGCCGTGGCCCAAAAAGTGAAGGCTCCGCCGAGGGGAAGTCCTCCAAGAAGCAACGAGACCACCTCCAAGAGGAACGCGGCCAAGAAAAGAG TCAAATTCACCCCGTCTTCCAACGAGAGCTCGGACGAGGACACGCCGGTGACCCTGGCCAGGAAGAAGTCCATCGGCACTCGGCAGAAAACGCCGGCCAAGAACAGCAGAGCGAAGCGCGCCGTCCGAGCGGACCGCG ACGAGGGCTCCGACAACAACGGCAAtaacgacgatgacgacgacgacgacgacgtccCTCTGGTGAACCTGGTCGCCAAGCAGAAGCCGTCGCAGGAAAAGAAAAAGCCGGCCAAAAAGAGCGCCTCGTCCCAAGGCAGCGCTTCAAAAAAGAggcgag CAGGTCAATCGGAAGAGAGCTCGGATGACGAGCCTCTTTTCGATCTGGTGAAAAAATCCCAAGCGGAGAAAAAGTCCAAGCTGAAGAAACAGGCCTCGGCTCCCAAAAAGAGGGCGGCCACTCTCAGAGCCGTCAAGAAGAAGTCTGTGCCAG GAGTCAGCTCAGACGACGAGCCCTTAATGGAAGCTGTGAAACACCCTCAGGTGACCAAAACGCTCCGCATCAAGCTGGAGAGGTGTGAAATTAAGGAAGCCACCGCCACGGCAAGCCAAGCGG AATGGCGGCTGACCGAGGAGCCCAAAGAGAAATTGGAAGAGAGTTCGGAGTGA
- the LOC144067434 gene encoding uncharacterized protein LOC144067434 isoform X3: MDHSGTNNSSSDDDVPLSKMATKQEKKEKQSTEDAHSSNAEDKSDDEPLIKQKSRKESRSPFRGKKSKNAEEDSSDNGPLVKAKTPSKAGKKFKTPPRKPAQSKKKKDSPNEEASSDDEPLSAVAQKVKAPPRGSPPRSNETTSKRNAAKKRVKFTPSSNESSDEDTPVTLARKKSIGTRQKTPAKNSRAKRAVRADRDEGSDNNGNNDDDDDDDDVPLVNLVAKQKPSQEKKKPAKKSASSQGSASKKRRAGQSEESSDDEPLFDLVKKSQAEKKSKLKKQASAPKKRAATLRAVKKKSVPGVSSDDEPLMEAVKHPQVTKTLRIKLERCEIKEATATASQAGKRNGG, from the exons ATGGACCACAGCG GCACGAACAACTCCAGCTCAGACGATGACGTTCCCCTCTCAAAAATGGCAACGAAGCAAGAGAAAAAGGAGAAGCAGTCCACCGAGGATGCCCACAGCTCCAACGCTGAGGACAAGAGCG ACGACGAGCCTCTGATTAAGCAAAAGAGCAGGAAGGAGAGCCGGTCCCCGTTTCGTGGCAAAAAATCCAAAAACGCCG AGGAGGACAGCTCTGACAATGGTCCTTTGGTGAAAGCCAAAACGCCGAGCAAAGCCGGCAAGAAATTCAAAACGCCACCCAGGAAGCCCGCTCAGTCCAAGAAGAAGAAAG ATAGTCCAAATGAGGAAGCCAGCTCGGACGATGAGCCCCTGAGCGCCGTGGCCCAAAAAGTGAAGGCTCCGCCGAGGGGAAGTCCTCCAAGAAGCAACGAGACCACCTCCAAGAGGAACGCGGCCAAGAAAAGAG TCAAATTCACCCCGTCTTCCAACGAGAGCTCGGACGAGGACACGCCGGTGACCCTGGCCAGGAAGAAGTCCATCGGCACTCGGCAGAAAACGCCGGCCAAGAACAGCAGAGCGAAGCGCGCCGTCCGAGCGGACCGCG ACGAGGGCTCCGACAACAACGGCAAtaacgacgatgacgacgacgacgacgacgtccCTCTGGTGAACCTGGTCGCCAAGCAGAAGCCGTCGCAGGAAAAGAAAAAGCCGGCCAAAAAGAGCGCCTCGTCCCAAGGCAGCGCTTCAAAAAAGAggcgag CAGGTCAATCGGAAGAGAGCTCGGATGACGAGCCTCTTTTCGATCTGGTGAAAAAATCCCAAGCGGAGAAAAAGTCCAAGCTGAAGAAACAGGCCTCGGCTCCCAAAAAGAGGGCGGCCACTCTCAGAGCCGTCAAGAAGAAGTCTGTGCCAG GAGTCAGCTCAGACGACGAGCCCTTAATGGAAGCTGTGAAACACCCTCAGGTGACCAAAACGCTCCGCATCAAGCTGGAGAGGTGTGAAATTAAGGAAGCCACCGCCACGGCAAGCCAAGCGGGTAAACGG AATGGCGGCTGA
- the LOC144067434 gene encoding uncharacterized protein LOC144067434 isoform X2: MDHSGTNNSSSDDDVPLSKMATKQEKKEKQSTEDAHSSNAEDKSDDEPLIKQKSRKESRSPFRGKKSKNAEEDSSDNGPLVKAKTPSKAGKKFKTPPRKPAQSKKKKDSPNEEASSDDEPLSAVAQKVKAPPRGSPPRSNETTSKRNAAKKRVKFTPSSNESSDEDTPVTLARKKSIGTRQKTPAKNSRAKRAVRADRDEGSDNNGNNDDDDDDDDVPLVNLVAKQKPSQEKKKPAKKSASSQGSASKKRRGQSEESSDDEPLFDLVKKSQAEKKSKLKKQASAPKKRAATLRAVKKKSVPGVSSDDEPLMEAVKHPQVTKTLRIKLERCEIKEATATASQAEWRLTEEPKEKLEESSE; this comes from the exons ATGGACCACAGCG GCACGAACAACTCCAGCTCAGACGATGACGTTCCCCTCTCAAAAATGGCAACGAAGCAAGAGAAAAAGGAGAAGCAGTCCACCGAGGATGCCCACAGCTCCAACGCTGAGGACAAGAGCG ACGACGAGCCTCTGATTAAGCAAAAGAGCAGGAAGGAGAGCCGGTCCCCGTTTCGTGGCAAAAAATCCAAAAACGCCG AGGAGGACAGCTCTGACAATGGTCCTTTGGTGAAAGCCAAAACGCCGAGCAAAGCCGGCAAGAAATTCAAAACGCCACCCAGGAAGCCCGCTCAGTCCAAGAAGAAGAAAG ATAGTCCAAATGAGGAAGCCAGCTCGGACGATGAGCCCCTGAGCGCCGTGGCCCAAAAAGTGAAGGCTCCGCCGAGGGGAAGTCCTCCAAGAAGCAACGAGACCACCTCCAAGAGGAACGCGGCCAAGAAAAGAG TCAAATTCACCCCGTCTTCCAACGAGAGCTCGGACGAGGACACGCCGGTGACCCTGGCCAGGAAGAAGTCCATCGGCACTCGGCAGAAAACGCCGGCCAAGAACAGCAGAGCGAAGCGCGCCGTCCGAGCGGACCGCG ACGAGGGCTCCGACAACAACGGCAAtaacgacgatgacgacgacgacgacgacgtccCTCTGGTGAACCTGGTCGCCAAGCAGAAGCCGTCGCAGGAAAAGAAAAAGCCGGCCAAAAAGAGCGCCTCGTCCCAAGGCAGCGCTTCAAAAAAGAggcgag GTCAATCGGAAGAGAGCTCGGATGACGAGCCTCTTTTCGATCTGGTGAAAAAATCCCAAGCGGAGAAAAAGTCCAAGCTGAAGAAACAGGCCTCGGCTCCCAAAAAGAGGGCGGCCACTCTCAGAGCCGTCAAGAAGAAGTCTGTGCCAG GAGTCAGCTCAGACGACGAGCCCTTAATGGAAGCTGTGAAACACCCTCAGGTGACCAAAACGCTCCGCATCAAGCTGGAGAGGTGTGAAATTAAGGAAGCCACCGCCACGGCAAGCCAAGCGG AATGGCGGCTGACCGAGGAGCCCAAAGAGAAATTGGAAGAGAGTTCGGAGTGA
- the LOC144067423 gene encoding putative C-mannosyltransferase DPY19L4, which produces MTNLRCRTSETLQVAQEEENEPRQSVDNEMVEKELEETHVKGGEDKEDCKQTEDESSKHSTVTSTKPSALGTFQRVLKISLGCLAAVACGTLYAAYLLAFHERRFWFSTRQELERELTFQDGSGLYYYYYKHMVAATSFDRAFYELATDDRTLAGQTINAVERLSLYPELITSYIYRVSGSQDVVEPIYFYVGSLLALQALYAAALFACSWLMSGTWAAGVLAVAWYVVSRPDATKVEQALPLRENWALPYYACQVAALTGFLSSNLGLAAEMMCYLTMSATTFTFLLVWEHSHYVLFVQAFCLFLLDSLDLVPSRKISDVHKVYVSSLVPAFFFRFNNAALLGSPLLSLLIGSGLAKYLQQKMKKGPLIARVIKLLLHFHLVFTTAITFNYFIKKLVPVGDGEFILKFLEVKFGLNVTTDFVSNFLVCQESLRCPTQDLYVRLTQASVLPFYLLVLAVCALSTLQAVYAKLGGQPDERQPRDGQVGRRPEVVYHVFHTLIFGGLTLMFHGMKYLWTPYVCAFAAFGVCSPDLWMTVFRWLRVKSIHPVVLSLILSTAVPTIIGFSLWREYCPRVIVELAELQEFYDPDAAEMIAWIRTGLPASAAAVFAASPQLLGAVKSGSGAAVTSLPLHSDVDMLRRSEDSYQVYSMRSAEEVYKILTSRKANYVIVEESLCNELTPERGCRIKDLLDVANGHVVRDHGETYAFSKHGRFCQEIKSNRSPYANYFTRVFWNRSYHIYRVNSVISFQY; this is translated from the exons ATGACCAATTTGCGATGTCGGACGTCGGAAACTTTACAGGTGGCCCAAGAGGAAGAGAACGAACCCCGACAAAGCGTAG ATAACGAAATGGTGGAGAAAGAGCTCGAAGAAACACACGTGAAAGGTGGCGAGGATAAAGAAGATTGCAAGCAGACAGAGGACGAGTCAAGCAAGCATTCGACTGTCACTTCAACCAAACCGTCTGCGC TCGGTACTTTTCAGCGTGTACTGAAGATCTCATTGGGATGTTTGGCGGCGGTGGCGTGCGGCACGCTGTACGCCGCCTACTTGTTGGCGTTCCACGAGAGGAGGTTCTGGTTCTCCACGAGACAG GAACTGGAGCGTGAGCTGACTTTCCAAGATGGCAGCGGcctttattattactactacaaaCACATGGTGGCGGCCACGTCGTTTGATCGAG CCTTCTACGAGCTGGCGACAGACGACAGGACTCTGGCGGGACAAACCATCAACGCCGTGGAGCGGCTGTCCTTGTATCCCGAGCTCATCACCAGCTATATTTACAGAGTTTCCGGCAGCCAG GACGTGGTGGAGCCCATCTACTTCTACGTGGGCTCGCTGCTGGCGCTGCAGGCGCTCTACGCCGCCGCGCTCTTCGCTTGCAGCTGGCTGATGAGCGGCACCTGGGCGGCCGGCGTGCTGGCCGTGGCCTGGTACGTCGTCAGCAG ACCGGACGCCACCAAAGTGGAGCAGGCGCTTCCTCTGCGGGAGAACTGGGCTCTGCCTTACTACGCCTGTCAGGTGGCCGCTCTCACGGGCTTCCTGTCCAGTAACCTTGGCCTGGCAGCTGAA ATGATGTGCTATCTGACCATGAGCGCCACCACCTTCACCTTCCTGTTGGTATGGGAGCACAGCCACTACGTGCTCTTCGTCCAAGCCTTCTGCCTCTTCCTCTTGGACTCCTTGGACCTGGTTCCGTCTCGCAAG ATATCCGACGTCCACAAGGTCTACGTGAGCTCCCTGGTGCCGGCCTTCTTCTTTCGTTTCAACAACGCCGCCCTGCTGGGCTCGCCGCTCCTCAGCCTCCTGATTGGTTCCGGCCTGGCCAAGTACCTGCAG CAAAAGATGAAGAAAGGCCCTCTGATCGCCAGAGTCATCAAACTCTTGCTGCATTTCCACCTGGTCTTCACCACGGCCATCACCTTCAACTATTTCATCAAG AAACTTGTGCCTGTGGGTGATGGTGAATTTATACTGAAGTTTCTGGAGGTGAAGTTTGGGCTCAACGTGACAAC CGACTTTGTGAGCAACTTCCTGGTGTGCCAAGAGAGTCTCCGTTGTCCCACTCAGGATTTGTACGTGCGCCTCACCCAGGCGTCCGTGCTGCCGTTCTACCTGCTGGTGCTGGCCGTCTGCGCGCTGTCCACGCTGCAGGCCGTCTACGCCAAACTCGG CGGTCAGCCGGACGAGCGGCAGCCCCGAGACGGCCAGGTGGGCCGGCGTCCCGAGGTGGTCTATCACGTCTTTCACACGCTGATCTTCGGCGGCCTGACGCTGATGTTCCACGG GATGAAGTATTTGTGGACGCCGTACGTGTGCGCCTTCGCCGCGTTCGGCGTGTGTTCGCCGGACCTCTGGATGACCGTCTTTAGGTGGCTCCGGGTCAAGTCCATCCACCCCGTTGTGCTG TCGCTAATCCTGAGCACGGCCGTGCCGACGATCATCGGCTTCAGCCTGTGGCGGGAG TACTGCCCCCGCGTCATCGTCGAGCTGGCCGAGCTTCAGGAATTCTACGACCCCGACGCGGCCGAGATGATCGCGTGGATacg GACCGGTCTCCCGGCGTCCGCGGCGGCCGTGTTCGCGGCCAGCCCTCAGCTCCTGGGCGCCGTCAAGTCGGGCTCCGGCGCCGCCGTCACCAGCTTGCCGCTGCATTCCGACGTCGACATGCTGAGGAGGAGCGAAGAC TCTTACCAGGTGTACTCCATGCGCTCGGCGGAGGAGGTGTACAAAATCCTGACCTCCCGCAAGGCCAACTACGTGATCGTGGAGGAGTCCTTGTGCAACGAGCTGACGCCGGAGCGCGGCTGCCGCATCAAGGACCTCCTGGACGTAGCCAATGGGCAC GTGGTCCGAGACCACGGCGAGACGTACGCTTTCTCCAAACATGGGCGCTTCTGCCAAGAGATCAAGAGCAACCGTTCGCCCTACGCCAACTACTTTACACGCGTCTTCTGGAACCGCTCCTACCACATCTACAGAGTCAACTCCGTCATTTCTTTCCAGTACTAG